The proteins below are encoded in one region of Tsuneonella sp. CC-YZS046:
- a CDS encoding class I SAM-dependent methyltransferase, with translation MTMEESGDLAAMFRRLILNTGPVSIAHFMAESNARYYNSADPLGSAGDFITAPEISQMFGELIGLWLADVWMRAGRPDHAHYVELGPGRGTLARDALRAARRYGLEPRVHLVETSVALRDVQFANVPGAHWHDDLSTLPASGPILLVANEFLDALPIRQLVSTEAGWRERKVGLEGTGESGRFIFVTGSQPMDSAVPEAQRDAEPGTIIESSPAAAAVIYEVAGRLEQQGGAALFIDYGHAEERTGSTLQAVRAHRKVDPFASPGQADLTAHVDFAVLSRIAESRGAKWLGTATQGGWLRQLGIEARAAALSRSAPEHADAIRAALHRLADDEQMGALFKVMGLAASGWPDGAGF, from the coding sequence ATGACCATGGAGGAAAGCGGCGACCTGGCCGCCATGTTCCGGCGGCTGATCCTTAATACAGGCCCAGTCAGCATCGCGCATTTCATGGCGGAATCGAACGCGCGCTACTACAATTCCGCCGATCCCCTGGGCAGCGCCGGCGATTTCATTACCGCTCCTGAAATCAGCCAGATGTTCGGGGAACTGATCGGGCTGTGGCTGGCGGACGTCTGGATGCGCGCTGGCCGCCCGGACCATGCGCATTATGTCGAACTGGGGCCGGGGCGCGGGACCCTGGCGCGCGATGCCTTGCGCGCGGCGCGGCGATACGGGCTGGAGCCGCGCGTCCATCTCGTCGAAACCTCAGTGGCGCTGCGCGATGTCCAGTTCGCCAATGTGCCGGGCGCGCATTGGCATGACGATCTCTCGACCCTGCCCGCTTCCGGGCCGATCCTGCTGGTGGCCAACGAATTTCTCGACGCTCTCCCGATCCGCCAGCTGGTGAGCACGGAGGCGGGCTGGCGCGAACGCAAGGTGGGGCTGGAAGGAACCGGGGAAAGCGGCCGCTTCATCTTCGTGACCGGCAGCCAGCCGATGGATTCGGCCGTTCCGGAAGCGCAGCGGGACGCGGAGCCAGGAACGATCATCGAAAGCTCTCCCGCCGCGGCCGCGGTCATCTATGAAGTCGCGGGCCGGCTGGAACAACAGGGCGGTGCCGCCCTGTTCATCGATTACGGCCACGCCGAAGAGCGCACCGGATCGACCCTGCAGGCGGTCCGCGCCCATCGGAAGGTCGATCCGTTCGCCAGTCCGGGCCAGGCTGATCTGACGGCCCATGTCGATTTCGCGGTGCTTTCCCGCATCGCGGAGTCGCGCGGAGCCAAATGGCTGGGAACGGCGACGCAAGGCGGCTGGCTTCGGCAGCTCGGGATAGAGGCGCGCGCCGCCGCTCTGTCGCGGTCCGCGCCGGAGCACGCGGATGCGATCCGCGCCGCCCTGCACAGGCTGGCCGACGACGAACAGATGGGCGCCCTGTTCAAGGTCATGGGGCTGGCTGCATCGGGCTGGCCGGACGGCGCCGGCTTCTGA